One region of Exiguobacterium acetylicum genomic DNA includes:
- a CDS encoding response regulator transcription factor has product MPESFNILVVDDEAQMRDLLVSNLEKEHYTTMTASNGQEAIHLIQQNIFHLVLLDVMMPEMDGLTACMRIREFSNVPIIMLTARSDELDRIHGLKIGADDYITKPFSPRELLARIEATLRRSHRFTVDQSATLTLGMLELDTESRSVHVNGKPVSLTRKEFDLLHLFAQNNDKVFSREQLLDQIWGADYIGNLRTVDTHIKTLRLKLGEAGGSIQTVWGIGYKFEEV; this is encoded by the coding sequence ATGCCAGAATCGTTTAACATTCTCGTAGTAGATGATGAAGCACAAATGCGTGACCTTCTCGTCTCGAATCTTGAAAAAGAACACTACACGACGATGACAGCTTCTAACGGACAAGAAGCGATCCATCTCATTCAACAAAATATATTCCATCTCGTTCTACTCGATGTCATGATGCCGGAAATGGACGGCTTGACAGCATGCATGCGTATCCGTGAATTCTCAAACGTTCCGATCATCATGCTGACGGCACGTTCGGACGAGCTCGATCGGATTCACGGTCTGAAAATCGGAGCTGATGACTATATCACAAAACCATTCAGCCCTCGAGAATTGCTTGCTCGCATCGAAGCGACGCTTCGTCGTTCTCACCGCTTTACAGTTGATCAATCGGCTACCCTGACGCTCGGCATGCTTGAACTCGATACGGAAAGTCGGAGTGTCCACGTCAATGGCAAGCCGGTCAGTCTGACGCGTAAGGAATTTGATTTGTTGCACCTGTTCGCTCAAAACAATGATAAGGTCTTTTCTCGCGAACAGTTACTCGATCAAATCTGGGGTGCGGACTATATCGGGAACTTACGGACGGTCGATACACACATCAAAACACTTCGCCTAAAGCTCGGGGAAGCCGGTGGCTCGATTCAAACGGTCTGGGGCATCGGTTATAAATTCGAGGAAGTATGA
- a CDS encoding GNAT family N-acetyltransferase, with product MLKQRELSDCADLFELMQHQDVYPYVRQKTRYFDEFLFTTKQAIEEEERGEIVSRTILDEFDQPIGTISLLDIEGQYGFLGTWLGKPYHGKGYNHLAKEAFFSELFFELGYESVFMKIRKSNIRSQKAAEKLPYAFCADELRPALLEQLNAGETQFTLYEVSKSSFHMYIHGRELETLYDHQQLEA from the coding sequence ATGCTCAAGCAACGGGAGCTGAGCGACTGCGCTGATTTGTTCGAACTGATGCAGCATCAAGACGTATATCCGTACGTCCGCCAAAAAACACGGTACTTTGATGAATTTCTGTTTACTACAAAGCAGGCAATCGAAGAGGAAGAACGTGGTGAAATCGTATCACGTACCATCCTAGATGAATTCGATCAACCGATTGGTACGATTAGTTTACTCGATATCGAAGGACAATATGGGTTTCTCGGTACATGGTTAGGTAAACCGTATCATGGTAAAGGATACAATCATTTAGCGAAAGAAGCCTTCTTCTCTGAGCTGTTCTTCGAGCTTGGATATGAGAGTGTCTTCATGAAAATTCGCAAAAGCAATATTCGGTCACAAAAAGCTGCTGAAAAATTGCCGTATGCGTTCTGTGCGGATGAGTTGCGCCCTGCGCTTCTTGAGCAATTGAATGCTGGCGAGACACAGTTCACGCTATATGAAGTCTCAAAATCTAGTTTCCACATGTACATTCATGGTCGGGAACTCGAAACACTATACGATCATCAACAACTCGAAGCATGA
- a CDS encoding amidohydrolase encodes MDILIRNAHIYPITSDSFYGDIRIRDGKIIEIGELLDHLEDDQVIEAEGHFLLPGFIDAHTHLGLYDEGTGTVGNDANETIFAMTPHLRAIDGVYPLDEGFKEAVEHGITTVQVMPGSMNIIGGVTSVIKTHGRFIDDMILRKYAGLKVALGENPKRVHSAGRAGELTRMGIMGMLREAFLEVRTQSVSETFAHQMIKRVLDHKMPLRVHAHRADDILSAIRFAEEFDLDLRIEHCTEGHLVAKEMELLPIEKVTVGPTFTRKSKIELKNKTWETYRILHEHGLEISITTDHPYTPVQYLNLCAGLAAREGLPVDVALRAITIHPARSLGVDDRVGSIEVGKDADLVLWSHFPLDYLAKPLMTMIDGKIIFEHAQLNLT; translated from the coding sequence TTGGATATCTTAATTCGAAATGCACATATCTATCCGATTACTTCGGACAGTTTTTACGGGGACATCCGCATTCGTGATGGGAAAATCATTGAAATCGGTGAATTACTGGATCATTTAGAAGACGATCAAGTCATTGAAGCAGAAGGTCACTTTTTATTGCCCGGTTTCATCGATGCCCATACACATCTCGGATTATATGACGAAGGTACCGGAACCGTCGGAAATGATGCGAATGAGACGATTTTCGCGATGACTCCTCATCTGCGTGCCATTGATGGCGTCTATCCGCTGGATGAAGGCTTTAAGGAAGCTGTCGAACACGGGATCACGACCGTTCAAGTCATGCCGGGTAGCATGAACATCATCGGTGGCGTCACGAGTGTCATCAAGACGCACGGACGATTCATCGATGATATGATTCTTCGAAAGTACGCAGGTCTGAAGGTGGCGCTCGGTGAAAACCCGAAGCGTGTCCATAGTGCTGGTCGTGCCGGTGAACTGACACGGATGGGCATCATGGGGATGTTGCGCGAAGCCTTTCTTGAAGTTCGGACACAATCGGTTTCTGAAACCTTTGCCCACCAGATGATCAAACGAGTCCTTGATCATAAGATGCCGCTTCGTGTACATGCGCACCGAGCAGATGATATCCTTTCTGCCATCCGTTTTGCGGAAGAATTCGATCTTGATTTACGTATCGAACATTGTACGGAAGGTCATCTCGTCGCAAAAGAGATGGAGCTGCTACCGATTGAAAAAGTAACGGTCGGACCCACCTTCACGCGAAAGTCTAAAATCGAACTGAAGAATAAGACATGGGAAACGTATCGGATTCTTCATGAGCATGGTCTTGAAATCTCGATTACGACCGATCATCCGTATACCCCTGTCCAGTACTTGAACCTTTGCGCCGGTCTTGCCGCACGAGAAGGTCTACCGGTCGATGTCGCCTTACGCGCGATCACGATTCATCCAGCCCGTTCGCTCGGTGTGGACGATCGTGTCGGATCGATCGAGGTCGGAAAAGACGCGGATCTCGTCTTGTGGAGTCACTTCCCACTCGACTATTTAGCGAAGCCGCTCATGACGATGATTGATGGAAAAATCATTTTTGAACACGCTCAACTGAACTTGACTTAA
- a CDS encoding TIGR01777 family oxidoreductase, whose amino-acid sequence MNIAITGGTGMIGQALTKRLLEQGHHIFILTRHPKANDAHVTYIKWMTEDAKPEQHLEGVDAFIHLAGASINDGRWTDERKRVILDSRVSTTKELVRIVEALDQKPNVVLSASAVGIYGQDRHQTFSEDQPLPPTADFLSHVCVAWEDLARPIADAGIRLVHPRIGVVLTKAGGAYPLMRLPYVLFGGGTMGDGKQWVSWVHIDDLVDLFLFALETPTVEGPLNITAPHPETMRRFGQTIGKVLHRPHWLPAPRFALELALGEKSTIVLEGARVVPKKALENGYKFRYAELKDALRAIEHSN is encoded by the coding sequence ATGAACATTGCGATTACCGGTGGAACCGGTATGATTGGTCAAGCCTTGACGAAGCGTTTACTCGAGCAAGGACATCATATCTTTATCTTGACGCGTCATCCGAAAGCGAACGATGCGCATGTCACATATATCAAGTGGATGACAGAAGACGCAAAACCGGAACAGCACTTAGAGGGCGTCGATGCATTCATTCATCTGGCTGGTGCGTCGATCAACGACGGACGTTGGACGGATGAACGTAAACGCGTCATTCTCGACAGCCGCGTCAGTACGACGAAGGAGCTCGTGCGAATCGTTGAAGCACTCGATCAAAAACCAAATGTCGTGTTGTCTGCTTCTGCGGTTGGCATTTACGGACAAGATCGGCATCAAACCTTCTCTGAAGATCAACCCCTTCCACCGACCGCTGACTTCTTAAGTCATGTCTGTGTTGCGTGGGAAGATCTTGCTCGTCCGATTGCTGACGCTGGCATTCGACTCGTCCATCCACGAATCGGTGTCGTCTTAACGAAAGCCGGTGGCGCTTATCCGTTAATGCGCCTGCCTTATGTCTTGTTTGGTGGTGGGACGATGGGCGACGGAAAACAGTGGGTCTCCTGGGTCCACATTGATGATTTAGTCGATTTATTCCTATTCGCACTTGAGACCCCGACAGTCGAAGGACCGCTGAACATCACTGCGCCTCACCCGGAGACGATGCGCCGTTTCGGACAGACGATCGGAAAAGTCTTACATCGCCCACACTGGCTCCCGGCACCACGCTTCGCATTAGAACTCGCACTCGGTGAAAAGAGTACGATTGTACTAGAAGGAGCTCGTGTCGTCCCGAAAAAAGCGCTCGAAAACGGATACAAGTTTCGGTATGCTGAACTAAAGGATGCATTACGAGCAATCGAGCATTCAAACTAG
- a CDS encoding RecX family transcriptional regulator: MKIKRISTQKKNSERFNIYVERDGKEEYAFAVDVDILIKYNLQRDKELDDDFVKEVLTAEEQQKAYRLSLNHLSYRMRATSEVVAYLTEKETPEHAIKHAIERLTEQRYLDDQQFALAYTATKKATTPQGPGRIRRDLEALKIPKTAIDEAIVTFTDEEEYEKVLKFLRQKQKELQRRSVRELTQKLQMTLMQRGFSSDLIKAGIEEVFRAEEGDEEEQAALYQARKYYPKYRQLEPFEREQKVKQALVRKGFPYGLAAQVLEQVKEEEAE, encoded by the coding sequence ATGAAGATCAAACGGATCTCGACGCAGAAAAAGAACAGCGAACGATTCAATATCTATGTCGAACGTGATGGCAAAGAGGAATATGCTTTTGCCGTAGACGTCGATATCTTAATTAAATATAATCTACAACGCGATAAGGAACTCGATGACGACTTCGTCAAGGAAGTGTTGACGGCTGAAGAACAGCAAAAAGCGTATCGTCTCTCATTGAATCATCTATCGTACCGCATGCGGGCGACGAGTGAAGTCGTCGCGTATTTAACAGAGAAAGAGACACCGGAGCATGCGATCAAACATGCAATCGAGCGATTGACAGAGCAACGCTATCTGGATGATCAACAGTTCGCACTTGCTTATACAGCAACGAAAAAAGCGACGACACCTCAAGGTCCGGGACGGATTCGCCGCGACCTTGAGGCATTGAAGATACCGAAGACAGCTATTGATGAAGCGATCGTGACGTTTACGGATGAAGAGGAATACGAAAAAGTCCTGAAGTTTTTGCGGCAAAAGCAAAAAGAGCTGCAACGGCGTTCCGTGCGGGAACTGACGCAAAAGCTACAGATGACACTCATGCAACGAGGTTTCTCGTCCGACTTGATCAAGGCGGGTATCGAAGAGGTGTTCCGAGCTGAAGAAGGGGACGAAGAAGAACAAGCGGCCCTTTATCAAGCACGCAAGTATTATCCAAAATACCGGCAACTTGAACCGTTCGAACGCGAACAAAAAGTGAAGCAAGCGCTCGTTCGAAAAGGATTTCCATACGGTCTAGCGGCTCAAGTCCTCGAACAAGTCAAAGAAGAAGAGGCGGAATAA
- a CDS encoding ABC transporter ATP-binding protein, which translates to MRLFRQLSWFLKEHKSSYLVAVVLLIITGFIDLTPPWLIGKVIDGLRSGSMDRTTLLQYVGGLTVISIVSFILTYQWLAKLFGTAFLLERTLRSRFFTHLLKLTPTFYQKNRTGDLMALATNDLKAVERTAGFGVLTLVDSLNMTAITLVVMGVAIDWKLTLAALLPMPLLAYAMNKLGSQIHGRFITAQDSFGTMNDQVVESISGLRVIRSFVQEPVDVKRFDDVTTDVFEKNMHVAKIDVLFEPIIKLLVGFSYLIGLSFGTYLVFTNDITLGQLVAFNIYLGMLIWPMYAFGELINVIQRGTASLDRLEATMRVKPLIASTPREHINRPERIEMNDLTFTYPETAHPVLRDLNMTIEQGSTIGIVGPTGSGKTTFLRQFLREYPIGRDMLTVNGVPYEDVALETVRGWTGYVSQEHLLFSKSVRDNILFGAGEATEEELQEAIRLASFEKDIETLEQGLETMVGERGVTLSGGQKQRLSIARAMLKKPELLLLDDSLSAVDAKTESHIIDSIRSNRHQSTTLIVAHRLSAVAHADEIIVLQDGMISERGTHDSLMAQNGWYAQQFERQSEEM; encoded by the coding sequence ATGCGTTTATTTCGGCAATTGAGTTGGTTTCTAAAAGAACACAAATCATCGTATCTCGTAGCAGTCGTATTATTGATCATCACCGGCTTTATCGATTTAACGCCGCCATGGCTGATCGGTAAGGTCATCGACGGATTACGGTCGGGATCGATGGATCGAACGACACTCTTACAGTATGTCGGCGGATTAACGGTTATCTCCATTGTGTCCTTCATCTTGACGTATCAATGGTTAGCGAAATTATTCGGAACGGCATTTTTATTAGAACGGACACTTCGGAGTCGCTTCTTTACGCACTTATTGAAACTGACGCCGACGTTCTACCAAAAGAATCGGACGGGAGACTTGATGGCACTCGCGACGAACGACTTGAAGGCGGTCGAGCGGACCGCCGGATTTGGTGTCTTGACGCTCGTCGACTCGTTGAACATGACGGCAATCACGCTCGTCGTCATGGGGGTGGCAATCGATTGGAAATTGACGCTTGCTGCCTTGTTACCGATGCCACTTCTCGCTTACGCGATGAATAAGCTCGGAAGTCAAATTCACGGACGTTTCATCACTGCCCAGGATTCATTCGGAACGATGAATGACCAGGTCGTCGAGTCGATTTCCGGACTGCGTGTCATCCGCTCGTTCGTACAAGAACCAGTCGATGTTAAACGCTTCGACGATGTCACGACGGATGTCTTTGAGAAAAACATGCACGTCGCAAAAATTGATGTCTTATTTGAACCGATCATCAAGCTGCTCGTCGGCTTCAGTTACTTGATCGGCTTATCGTTCGGGACATATCTCGTCTTTACGAACGACATCACGCTCGGACAATTGGTCGCCTTTAACATCTATCTCGGGATGCTGATTTGGCCGATGTACGCCTTTGGTGAATTGATCAATGTCATCCAGCGCGGAACAGCAAGTCTTGACCGCTTGGAAGCAACGATGCGAGTCAAACCGTTGATTGCTTCGACACCGCGGGAACATATTAATCGCCCTGAACGGATCGAGATGAACGATTTGACGTTTACGTATCCAGAGACAGCCCATCCGGTCTTACGAGATTTGAATATGACGATCGAACAAGGATCAACGATCGGTATCGTCGGACCAACGGGATCCGGGAAAACGACGTTCTTGCGTCAATTCTTACGTGAGTATCCAATCGGACGGGACATGTTGACAGTCAACGGCGTACCGTATGAAGATGTTGCACTAGAGACGGTTCGCGGTTGGACGGGTTACGTCTCACAAGAACATTTACTGTTCTCAAAATCTGTCCGGGACAATATTCTATTCGGTGCAGGTGAAGCGACAGAAGAAGAATTGCAGGAAGCGATTCGTCTCGCATCGTTCGAAAAAGATATCGAGACGCTGGAGCAAGGACTTGAGACGATGGTCGGTGAACGTGGCGTCACGTTGTCGGGAGGACAAAAGCAACGTCTCTCAATCGCGCGGGCGATGTTAAAAAAACCAGAGTTGCTGTTGCTGGATGATTCATTATCAGCGGTAGACGCGAAAACGGAATCACATATCATTGATTCGATTCGATCGAATCGCCACCAATCCACGACATTGATTGTTGCCCATCGCTTATCGGCAGTGGCACATGCGGACGAAATCATCGTCTTACAAGACGGAATGATTTCTGAACGAGGAACACATGACAGCCTGATGGCACAAAATGGCTGGTACGCTCAACAATTCGAGCGACAAAGTGAAGAGATGTAA
- a CDS encoding ABC transporter ATP-binding protein, whose translation MNELELYQLDPARRKTTIRSLIRYAMHEKQAIFLGLFLLVLAVGAELTGPYIAKVIIDEHIVAIEKDWVEVKADGAVTYDGRQFAKAQDVSKSQIVQSVSIVQTTSGYFFVPKQVVSGGERKISGSTMTVTRGDDVYTYDNIQKLTQGQVYDFYSKDLKAIGWLSLIYVILLLAAAGLNWIQQILLQRSAHKIIKRMRLDVFTHLQRLPVRYFDQTPIGKIVSRVTNDTETIRDLYLGVLARVFSGIITMAGILVAMFFLDYRLGLVSLIIIPIVYFWIQLFQKLATKNNFKVRSLVADMNGQLNENIQTMPIIQAYAREKEVLAEFEQKNEENYQTRAKLLRLDALMSHNLSYFLKNLTLALLIWVVGGKSLTNGSFLSLGILYAYIDYVSRLFEPVTQIMNQLSPLQQALVSADRMFQLLDEKGEPVEQGRVARFKGAVSFKDVEFSYEAGNPVLREIQIDARPGATIALVGHTGSGKSSIMNLLMRFYDPSKGQLLIDGQDVTTLPKQAVREHMGIVLQDPFLFTGTIRSNITLGNPDISEERVRQAIEAVGADRFIDRLPNGLDEPVIEKGATLSAGERQLISFARALAFDPAILVLDEATASVDSETEAVIQDALLTLTKGRTTFIIAHRLSTIKDADEILVLDHGRIVERGSHDVLLATSGIYAKMYALQSKRNLELKSS comes from the coding sequence ATGAATGAATTGGAATTATATCAACTCGATCCGGCACGTCGGAAGACGACAATCCGTTCGTTGATCCGCTATGCGATGCATGAGAAACAAGCGATCTTTTTAGGATTGTTTCTACTCGTACTGGCAGTCGGAGCGGAATTGACAGGTCCGTATATCGCGAAAGTCATCATTGATGAACATATCGTGGCAATTGAGAAGGACTGGGTCGAAGTTAAAGCGGACGGAGCGGTCACGTATGACGGTCGTCAGTTCGCCAAAGCACAGGATGTCTCGAAAAGTCAGATCGTTCAATCCGTCTCGATCGTCCAAACGACCAGCGGCTACTTTTTCGTACCAAAACAAGTCGTCAGTGGAGGAGAGCGGAAAATCAGTGGAAGTACGATGACGGTCACGCGTGGAGACGACGTCTACACGTATGATAATATTCAAAAACTGACACAAGGGCAGGTCTATGATTTTTATTCAAAGGACTTAAAAGCGATCGGCTGGTTATCGTTGATTTACGTCATCTTACTGCTGGCAGCAGCTGGTTTGAACTGGATTCAGCAAATCTTGCTCCAACGATCTGCTCATAAAATCATTAAACGGATGCGGCTTGATGTTTTTACGCATCTGCAACGATTACCGGTCCGTTATTTCGACCAGACACCGATTGGAAAAATCGTCAGTCGCGTCACGAATGATACGGAAACGATTCGCGATTTATATCTCGGTGTACTCGCCCGAGTCTTCTCAGGGATCATCACGATGGCAGGGATTCTCGTCGCGATGTTCTTCCTCGATTATCGTTTAGGATTGGTCTCACTAATCATCATTCCGATCGTTTATTTCTGGATTCAGCTGTTCCAGAAACTCGCGACGAAGAATAACTTCAAGGTTCGCTCCCTCGTTGCCGACATGAATGGTCAACTGAATGAGAACATCCAGACTATGCCGATCATTCAGGCTTATGCACGTGAGAAGGAAGTCCTTGCTGAATTCGAACAAAAGAACGAAGAGAACTATCAGACACGGGCAAAGTTGTTACGACTTGATGCCCTAATGTCACACAACTTATCCTACTTTTTGAAAAACTTGACGCTCGCCTTGTTGATTTGGGTCGTCGGTGGGAAAAGTCTGACGAACGGCTCGTTTTTATCGCTCGGGATCTTATATGCGTATATCGATTACGTGTCCCGGTTATTCGAACCCGTCACCCAAATCATGAATCAACTGTCACCGCTACAACAAGCACTCGTGTCAGCGGACCGAATGTTCCAGTTGCTCGACGAAAAGGGAGAGCCGGTCGAACAAGGTCGCGTTGCTCGGTTTAAAGGAGCGGTGTCCTTCAAAGACGTCGAATTCAGTTACGAAGCGGGAAATCCCGTATTACGTGAAATTCAAATCGATGCTCGTCCTGGCGCGACGATTGCCCTCGTCGGTCACACGGGCAGCGGGAAAAGTTCAATCATGAATTTATTGATGCGTTTTTATGATCCGTCAAAGGGACAGTTGTTGATTGACGGACAAGACGTGACGACTTTACCGAAACAAGCGGTTCGTGAGCATATGGGGATCGTTTTACAGGATCCGTTCCTCTTCACAGGAACGATTCGCTCGAACATCACACTCGGCAATCCTGATATTTCCGAAGAACGTGTTCGCCAAGCGATCGAAGCCGTCGGCGCGGATCGGTTCATTGATCGTTTACCGAACGGGCTCGATGAACCAGTCATCGAAAAAGGTGCCACGTTATCAGCGGGTGAACGACAGTTGATCAGTTTTGCCCGTGCGTTAGCGTTTGATCCTGCAATCCTAGTTCTTGACGAAGCGACAGCGAGTGTTGACTCGGAAACGGAAGCGGTCATACAAGATGCCTTGCTGACGTTAACGAAAGGACGAACGACGTTCATCATCGCCCACCGCTTATCGACGATCAAGGATGCGGATGAGATTCTTGTTCTCGATCATGGTCGGATCGTCGAGCGAGGATCCCATGATGTGCTCCTTGCAACGTCCGGGATTTATGCGAAAATGTATGCGTTACAAAGTAAACGGAATCTTGAATTGAAATCAAGCTAA
- a CDS encoding DUF1811 family protein produces the protein METRMSQLSKYELEMLITKLSEQKRKAEQHGNVSEVEVVTRKIAIAKSYLIDPARFERGAFYRIEGEEARFELHFVNGVMGWGHFEGTAQEVAIPLALFTGEGEQT, from the coding sequence ATGGAGACACGGATGAGTCAATTATCGAAATACGAGCTTGAGATGTTGATCACGAAATTAAGTGAACAAAAACGAAAAGCGGAGCAGCACGGGAACGTCAGTGAAGTGGAAGTCGTGACGCGAAAAATCGCCATTGCGAAAAGTTATTTGATCGATCCGGCACGATTCGAACGGGGAGCCTTTTACCGAATCGAAGGAGAAGAGGCACGATTTGAGTTACACTTCGTCAATGGCGTCATGGGCTGGGGGCATTTTGAAGGAACCGCTCAGGAAGTCGCGATTCCGCTCGCGTTATTCACAGGAGAGGGAGAACAGACATGA
- a CDS encoding YfhJ family protein, with the protein MTNREQAIQQLAEELLQVNEVLTPEEALTWVEVLWEDFEATLARAGEKYQGEAVAVHFVEQQIKQHGAMLHRFNTTSEKFKHLMTGRNVE; encoded by the coding sequence ATGACGAATCGAGAACAAGCCATTCAGCAACTGGCTGAAGAATTATTGCAAGTGAATGAAGTATTAACCCCGGAAGAAGCACTGACGTGGGTCGAAGTGCTGTGGGAAGATTTCGAAGCGACACTCGCGCGCGCAGGTGAGAAATATCAAGGTGAAGCCGTTGCGGTTCATTTCGTCGAGCAGCAAATCAAACAGCACGGGGCAATGTTACACCGGTTTAATACGACGAGCGAAAAATTCAAGCATTTGATGACAGGTCGAAACGTCGAATGA
- a CDS encoding metal-dependent hydrolase — MDTGTHIGMGLCLAAISTLHPDVAASTTMFAAVTTTALVGSHAPDFDTVFKFKGNSAYLRQHRGKSHGLIALLAWPLLLSIVIGTLFGVPPTSLWLMAQIAVALHVFVDLFNAYGTQALHPFKKSWIGWGVINTFDPYLFTMYYAAFGIWLLTRATIVIFPILIAIVIIYYAVQFKLRNDALATAARYYRGAHKLFISPGMKWDEWHVAARLRDEYSVVKINSGTVVECGNFRIKDEPHGDVLYEIVKQNPDLQAFLEFSKIHTYTVSRKDGIVEYRFTNLRYFTKEVYPFVAVVRIDAATQEIVSSYTGWVFSERTLQKKLFIPAL, encoded by the coding sequence TTGGATACTGGTACGCATATCGGCATGGGACTTTGTCTCGCCGCCATCTCGACGCTACACCCTGACGTCGCAGCGAGCACGACGATGTTTGCTGCCGTGACGACGACGGCGCTCGTCGGCTCACACGCACCGGACTTCGATACTGTCTTTAAGTTTAAAGGAAACAGCGCCTACTTGCGTCAACACCGCGGAAAATCGCACGGGTTGATCGCTTTGCTCGCCTGGCCGTTATTACTTTCAATCGTCATCGGCACGTTATTCGGTGTACCTCCGACTTCATTATGGCTGATGGCGCAGATCGCTGTCGCTCTTCATGTCTTTGTCGATCTGTTTAACGCTTACGGTACACAAGCCTTACACCCGTTCAAAAAATCCTGGATCGGTTGGGGTGTCATCAATACATTTGATCCATATCTGTTCACGATGTATTATGCCGCGTTCGGGATTTGGCTACTAACGAGAGCGACGATCGTCATCTTCCCGATTTTAATCGCCATCGTCATCATCTACTACGCTGTTCAATTCAAGTTACGAAACGATGCCCTCGCGACCGCAGCCCGCTATTATCGCGGTGCGCATAAACTGTTCATCTCCCCTGGCATGAAATGGGATGAGTGGCATGTCGCGGCACGTTTACGCGATGAGTATTCCGTCGTTAAGATTAACAGTGGAACCGTCGTCGAATGCGGAAACTTCCGGATCAAGGACGAACCACACGGTGACGTCTTGTACGAAATCGTCAAACAAAACCCGGACTTGCAAGCGTTTCTTGAGTTTTCGAAGATTCATACGTATACGGTCTCACGAAAGGATGGCATTGTCGAATACCGCTTCACTAACCTGCGTTACTTCACGAAGGAAGTCTATCCATTCGTTGCCGTCGTCAGAATCGACGCTGCCACACAAGAGATCGTCAGCTCCTATACCGGCTGGGTGTTTAGCGAACGGACCTTGCAGAAAAAACTGTTCATCCCTGCATTATAA
- the mutY gene encoding A/G-specific adenine glycosylase: protein MTVVQEYFTNFNKTQFTTELIAWFLREQRDLPWRRTKNPYHIWISEIMLQQTRVDTVIPYYERFTKRFPTPHDLAEADQSEVLKHWEGLGYYSRVKNLQIAVQEVVEKYDGIVPDEKELFSQLKGVGPYTTGAVLSIAYGQAEPAVDGNVMRVLSRVLGIYEDIAAPKTRKLFEAAVHQLIDPADPSSFNQGLMELGAMVCTPKSPMCGLCPVQDVCFAYDRNAQEELPVKTKKGKTQIIPYDALVYETNGKIAIEQRAETGLLAGMWQYPLREAEEDRNGTLVGHVRHVFSHRIWEIAVYRVTEQPDQTVLVDQETYATHPVSVAQMKIDRLLKGEI from the coding sequence TTGACTGTCGTTCAAGAATATTTCACAAACTTTAATAAAACACAATTTACCACAGAACTGATTGCCTGGTTCCTTCGTGAACAGCGGGATCTCCCATGGCGAAGAACCAAAAACCCATATCATATCTGGATTAGTGAAATCATGCTTCAACAAACGCGCGTCGATACAGTCATTCCGTATTATGAGCGCTTCACGAAACGTTTTCCGACACCGCATGATTTAGCAGAAGCGGATCAAAGTGAAGTCCTGAAGCACTGGGAGGGTTTAGGGTACTATTCCCGTGTCAAGAATCTTCAAATCGCGGTTCAGGAAGTTGTTGAAAAATATGATGGGATCGTTCCGGACGAAAAGGAATTGTTCAGTCAACTGAAGGGTGTCGGTCCGTACACGACAGGAGCGGTTCTATCGATTGCTTATGGGCAAGCAGAACCAGCAGTAGACGGAAACGTGATGCGCGTCCTCTCACGTGTACTTGGGATTTATGAAGACATTGCTGCACCGAAGACACGGAAATTGTTTGAGGCGGCGGTACATCAATTGATTGATCCGGCTGATCCGTCCAGTTTCAATCAAGGCTTGATGGAACTCGGCGCGATGGTCTGTACACCGAAGTCTCCGATGTGTGGACTCTGTCCTGTTCAAGACGTTTGTTTTGCATATGATCGAAATGCACAGGAAGAACTACCTGTGAAGACGAAGAAAGGGAAGACGCAAATTATTCCGTATGATGCTCTCGTCTATGAAACGAACGGAAAAATCGCAATTGAACAACGAGCAGAAACGGGCTTGCTCGCAGGTATGTGGCAATACCCACTTCGAGAAGCAGAAGAAGATCGTAATGGAACGCTTGTCGGACACGTTCGACATGTCTTCTCACACCGGATTTGGGAAATTGCTGTCTATCGCGTGACGGAACAGCCGGACCAGACGGTACTGGTTGATCAGGAAACGTATGCGACGCATCCGGTATCTGTCGCGCAAATGAAGATTGACCGACTATTAAAGGGGGAAATCTAA